A single window of Lutzomyia longipalpis isolate SR_M1_2022 chromosome 1, ASM2433408v1 DNA harbors:
- the LOC129787282 gene encoding uncharacterized protein LOC129787282, whose product MALTDVSTAFTEDKLRAILKEEGGFELKGYEFIGGFNKKGDSYLSEVFRLRIDGENPTTGAKKCLNFVVKGLPKNIGRRRTFRSTDFFRNEIAFYEDVIPAFEDFQTRKKAKNPFREYARCFLSHCDGEQDYLALDDLSKYGFEAADRQDGLDLAHCLLAMKSLGRFHGVSLAMKDQEPEKFAEIAQKLREEYYSPRLKPWYNDFLKTQIVVAKDAIGKEYPGTKIEEKMQQFLAGDLYDRMIEITHAKSPLSVIGHGDGWAPNFLIKYDTEGGARVPKEMMIIDFQLTRCATVAIDISFFIYSCTTQSLREKHYDELLRAYHSSCCKLIDDLGSNSAKIFPYSALEEEMKKYGRFGVGMGIESVPFSVMPESDAFDLDSIKGDTAIPLQEVWVLKPIPTKEGRLRVAEMFKHATEMGYLD is encoded by the exons TCACGGAGGACAAATTGCGGGCAATCCTCAAGGAGGAGGGTGGCTTCGAGTTGAAGGGATACGAATTTATTGGTGGCTTCAACAAGAAGGGGGATTCGTACCTCAGTGAAGTGTTCCGGTTGCGCATTGATGGGGAAAACCCAACAACGGGTGCAAAAAAGTGTCTCAATTTTGTCGTGAAGGGTCTCCCGAAGAATATTGGACGTCGCCGGACGTTCAGATCAACGGATTTTTTCCGCAATGAAATTGCCTTCTACGAGGACGTCATTCCGGCATTTGAGGATTTCCAGACGAGGAAGAAAGCTAAGAATCCCTTCCGGGAGTACGCAAG ATGTTTCTTATCGCATTGCGATGGGGAACAAGATTACCTGGCTTTGGATGATTTAAGCAAGTATGGCTTTGAAGCAGCAGACCGACAGGATGGACTGGATCTGGCTCATTGTCTCCTGGCTATGAAATCTCTCGGACGCTTCCATGGAGTTTCCCTGGCAATGAAGGATCAGGAACCGGAGAAATTTGCCGAAATAGCCCAGAAACTGCGTGAAGAGTATTACTCACCGCGTCTCAAGCCGTGGTACAATGATTTCCTCAAGACACAAATTGTCGTTGCGAAGGATGCCATCGGGAAGGAGTACCCAGGGACGAagattgaggagaaaatgcAGCAATTCCTGGCGGGTGATTTGTATGATCGTATGATTGAGATTACGCACGCCAAGAGTCCACTTTCGGTGATTGGGCACGGTGATGGTTGGGCTCCCAACTTCCTCATTAAATACGACACTGAGGGTGGAGCTCGTGTGCCCAAAGAGATGATGATAATTGATTTCCAGCTCACACGCTGCGCCACAGTGGCCATTGATATCAGTTTCTTCATCTACTCGTGCACCACTCAAAGTCTCCGGGAGAAGCACTATGATGAACTTCTCCGAGCTTACCATTCCAGCTGTTGCAAGCTAATTGATGATCTTGGCTCCAATTCAGCCAAGATCTTCCCCTATTCCGCCCTGGAGGAGGAGATGAAGAAATATGGGAGATTTGGTGTTGGAATGGGCATTGAATCTGTCCCATTTTCCGTCATGCCCGAATCCGATGCATTCGATTTGGATTCAATTAAGGGCGACACAGCTATTCCGCTGCAGGAAGTGTGGGTGCTAAAGCCAATCCCAACGAAAGAGGGGCGTCTTCGTGTAGCAGAAATGTTCAAGCATGCCACTGAGATGGGATATCTCGATTGA
- the LOC129787283 gene encoding cell growth regulator with RING finger domain protein 1-like codes for MSFVNSILFTSSEMSNFLPFLGVIVCVGAMLTFLIKAAIILRVQGDGGDAIRATAVSNTHASSRMQVPRLKMTRVHIPFTFRLLESVNTSYEEVCLAVSSQVKYTLQAFWAVSIRELHMSLWRPWSELREAAYMRDRGIVDVQHYQHLAVDIRNKSPHSEEIITLKSPNSPLALGAPPRLSYPLVIFLIRNFEQDEILHPDETVILVNVVHLRDPVCPLPTSVLAQYLKQSSGQLSCLKQLYLATGDPLSGDETTTPIQTGSLSLAEPVACAGNGGPILCSDGPQMEQLCVVCHYFPLSRALLPCRHTCICAVCFSKLERCPMCRAPITSYFCIRSEEYLPPNHTESRPAKTKGNVHWLDALNDRLTDFLGFR; via the exons AGCGGCCATAATACTGCGTGTCCAAGGCGATGGTGGAGATGCAATTCGTGCTACAGCCGTTTCAAATACACACGCCAGCAGTCGGATGCAGGTCCCAAGGCTCAAGATGACACGAGTTCACATACCTTTTACGTTCCGGCTGCTGGAGAGTGTAAATACATCGTATGAAG AAGTTTGCCTTGCTGTATCCAGCCAGGTGAAATACACGTTACAAGCTTTTTGGGCTGTCTCCATCAGAGAACTCCACATGTCACTGTGGCGACCGTGGAGTGAACTCCGTGAGGCTGCCTACATGCGTGATCGCGGAATTGTTGATGTTCAACACTATCAGCATCTGGCTGTTGATATTAG GAATAAGTCCCCCCATAGTGAAGAAATCATCACATTGAAATCACCAAATTCACCTCTTGCTCTAGGAGCACCACCAAGACTGTCCTACCCACTCGTGATCTTTCTCATTCGTAACTTTGAGCAAGACGAAATTCTCCATCCGGATGAGACT GTGATCTTGGTGAATGTAGTTCATCTGAGAGATCCAGTTTGTCCTCTTCCAACGTCCGTCTTGGCGCAGTATCTCAAACAATCGAGTGGACAACTATCGTGTCTTAAG CAACTGTATCTTGCCACTGGAGATCCACTCTCTGGCGATGAGACGACAACACCGATACAGACAGGATCTCTGTCTCTGGCAGAGCCTGTTGCTTGTGCCGGCAATGGTGGGCCCATTTTGTGCTCAGATGGGCCCCAAATGGAGCAACTTTGCGTGGTGTGTCACTACTTCCCGCTCTCACGTGCTCTGCTACCGTGTCGGCATACCTGCATCTGTGCCGTGTGCTTTT CAAAACTAGAACGATGTCCAATGTGTAGGGCACCTATAACCAGCTACTTCTGCATCAGATCAGAAGAGTACCTACCCCCAAATCACACCGAATCACGACCAGCCAAGACAAAAGGGAATGTCCACTGGTTGGATGCTCTCAATGATCGTTTAACGGACTTTTTAGGATTTAGATAG
- the LOC129787287 gene encoding uncharacterized protein LOC129787287 isoform X1, with protein sequence MERLFGSVALAVLLQLCVFIDYAAGVKCYRCTVAPSARLNQTMLCAKFDESSYYAVECPYSTMCMKKIFRLKLMNGQEVETVTRDCAQQKRTDEVFRNGRWEKESTIEEAYEEGCETIEENKNTQSMTVFCHCRGSLCNSAPKETLVSYHVDAMAVILVFNAMKYFQSID encoded by the exons ATGGAACGTTTATTTGGAAGTGTGGCGTTGGCCGTATTACTCCAATTATGCGTTTTTATag ATTATGCTGCAGGCGTGAAGTGCTACAGATGTACCGTGGCCCCCAGTGCCCGCCTAAATCAAACAATGCTCTGCGCCAAGTTTGACGAGAGCAGCTACTATGCTGTGGAGTGTCCGTACTCAACGATgtgcatgaaaaaaatatttagactGAAATTGATGAATGGTCAAGAAGTTGAGACCGTAACGCGAGATTGTGCCCAGCAGAAGAGAACGGATGAA GTTTTCCGGAATGGCCGTTGGGAGAAGGAGAGTACAATTGAGGAGGCCTACGAAGAGGGATGTGAGACAATTGAGGAGAACAAGAACACACAATCCATGACTGTTTTCTGTCACTGCCGCGGTTCATTGTGCAATTCAGCACCGAAAGAGACTCTCGTGAGCTACCACGTTGATGCCATGGCTGTAATTTTAGTCTTCAATGCTATGAAATACTTTCAGAGCATAGACTGA
- the LOC129787279 gene encoding rabankyrin-5, producing MASGETVEKLEKHLKLLKEEYTKLQRNYAELERKYSRAVASSGDSDVAEFSSFISRLTMTVAGLYSRKTYSDIEVKFGDKSLPAHRFVLSARSEEWREEVLEGVTELDWSDLDSEVAYALLRWIYTDVVDLQSDALSLSLLRASHKFKLPGLLGLCERALVSSVGVRSCVRFYCVAEEVGATSLLEYCSGLISTHWDDLTPQDFEHMSSPLLYKMLKNKTKNPLHAAVRLLREDVVFLCLVENDGMLSEVVNSLSPQGQLPLGLALMGRSSAIAQTLIQNGKADVNAVNADGCTLLIDAVKRGDGFSALFLLEKGANVNLTSKVTGDTALHIAVTFSKKSTDEDTFEEMLKVGQKILECHPNVNAQNTRGYTALQMAILSGHDEMIAALLECEDLNLNLRTNDEKSALQLALQSSDLSLDVAKSFIEKGADANVRYSETGNDLLQMLIVTQLEEPAIFLTEFANLNHVNKSGLTALHLACQKSMTNLVRTLLDRGADPNVQSSMAEMRTTLHFAVVENNLAIIEAFVEHQKSSKEKPDFNLKDSNGDSPLSLALALAKKDLVPALIDGGADVNDRNGQDLTLLHQAILKEDASTAIFLLSQGADMNALTGEQESPLQLAIHCSLPTVVDALCTRGVSLSAPDGKGESPLWSALEMEKYDIAEVLVRHGVDTDCWGPGPDGCLQTLLHRAIDENKDDAAIFLIKSRCDVDSPRQPGPDGQGGDEARDKASPLHLCSQWGLVNVLQTLIDHGANVNAVDCNNKTPLHVAIENQHDEMIGILLCHPSIDLRQRDKSGNTPFAAALTVRNHKAAQNILQRLPNAAEQIDQRGRNFLHVAIMKDDLESVLFLLAIRVDVNSRVHDVNQTPPLHLAASSENEMLVRNLILAGARVNERDATSKTALHVAAERGRVANVSALLQNGADFDAVDGDGNNALHIAVREGHLAVVRELLTESGINAEAVNNKGYNPMLELCRTGKDNTAATICELFLECMPKYPINQTDFQGNTPLLLAFMRGQAPMCKVLVKNGACLGTENKDGVNIFNFQLATNQLLHKLLDQLPQESPWAASDVCQECGEKFSFTTRKHHCRHCGRNLCSRCSNNDVPIIKFGINKPVRVCAVCFEVLQIGSG from the exons ATGG CTTCGGGGGAAACTGTTGAGAAACTCGAGAAGCACCTGAAGCTGCTGAAGGAGGAGTACacaaaattgcagagaaactACGCAGAGTTGGAGAGAAAATACAGCCGGGCTGTTGCAAGTTCCGGAGATAGTGATGTCGCGGAGTTTAGTAGTTTTATATCGAGGCTCACAATGACTGTGGCTGGGCTGTACAGCCGGAAGACCTATTCGGACATTGAGGTGAAGTTTGGTGATAAGTCCCTGCCGGCACATCGTTTTGTGCTCAGTGCAAGATCCGAAGAATGGCGAGAAGAAGTCCTCGAGGGTGTAACTGAGCTCG ATTGGTCAGATTTAGATAGTGAAGTAGCTTATGCCCTTCTTCGATGGATTTACACGGATGTCGTGGATTTACAGAGCGATGCCCTGTCTCTGTCGCTCCTCAGGGCATCGCATAAATTCAAACTCCCCGGACTTTTGGGGCTCTGCGAAAGGGCACTGGTGTCCTCAGTTGGCGTACGCTCGTGCGTTCGTTTTTACTGCGTAGCCGAAGAAGTGGGTGCAACGAGTCTCCTCGAATACTGCTCCGGGCTCATCTCCACCCACTGGGATGACCTCACACCGCAAGACTTTGAGCACATGTCCAGTCCGCTACTGTATAAAATGCTAAAGAATAAGACGAAGAACCCACTTCATGCTGCCGTCCGTTTACTCCGAGAGGATGTTGTTTTCCTCTGTCTCGTGGAAAATGATGGAATG CTTTCAGAGGTGGTGAATAGCTTGTCGCCACAGGGACAACTTCCTCTGGGACTGGCCCTTATGGGACGTAGCAGTGCAATTGCTCAGACTCTCATACAAAATGGGAAAGCCGATGTGAATGCTGTGAATGCTGATGGATGCACTTTGCTGATTGATGCCGTGAAGCGTGGTGATGGGTTCTCTGCCCTCTTCCTCCTGGAGAAGGGTGCCAATGTCAATTTAACCAGTAAGGTCACCGGTGACACTGCTCTCCATATTGCTGTGACGTTCTCAAAGAAATCCACCGATGAGGACACCTTTGAGGAGATGCTGAAGGTTGGTCAGAAAATTCTCGAATGCCACCCCAATGTGAATGCTCAAAACACCCGTGGCTACACAGCGCTACAGATGGCAATTCTCTCTGGGCACGACGAGATGATTGCAGCTCTGCTTGAGTGTGAAGATTTGAACTTGAACTTGAGGACAAATGATGAGAAAAGTGCCTTGCAGTTGGCTCTCCAGAGTAGCGATTTGTCGCTCGATGTGGCAAAGAGTTTCATTGAGAAGGGTGCAGATGCCAATGTGAGATACTCAGAGACTGGCAATGATCTCCTACAGATGCTCATTGTGACGCAACTGGAGGAACCGGCGATATTTCTCACGGAATTCGCAAATCTCAATCATGTGAATAAGAGTGGGTTGACTGCTCTTCATTTGGCGTGTCAGAAGAGCATGACAAACTTGGTGAGGACACTCCTGGACAGGGGTGCTGATCCCAATGTTCAGAGTTCAATGGCTGAAATGCGGACAACACTCCATTTTGCCGTGGTTGAGAATAATTTGGCAATTATTGAGGCTTTTGTGGAGCACCAAAAGAGCAGCAAGGAGAAGCCggatttcaatttgaaagacTCAAATGGAGATTCACCGCTGAGTTTGGCACTGGCGCTGGCTAAGAAGGATCTCGTGCCGGCACTTATTGATGGTGGAGCGGATGTTAATGATAGAAATGGGCAGGATTTGACGTTACTGCATCAGGCAATTCTCAAAGAGGATGCCAGTACGGCGATATTTCTCCTTAGTCAGGGTGCTGATATGAATGCCTTGACAGGGGAGCAGGAATCTCCACTACAGCTGGCAATCCACTGCAGTTTACCAACAGTTGTGGATGCTCTGTGTACTCGAGGAGTTTCCTTAAGTGCGCCTGATGGGAAGGGAGAGTCCCCACTGTGGAGTGCTCTTGAGATGGAGAAATATGATATAGCTGAAGTGCTGGTGAGGCATGGCGTGGATACAGATTGCTGGGGTCCTGGACCCGATGGATGTCTTCAGACTCTTCTCCATCGAGCAATTGACGAGAATAAGGATGATGCAGCGATCTTCCTCATTAAGAGTCGCTGTGACGTTGATTCCCCCCGACAACCTGGCCCTGATGGTCAGGGAGGTGACGAGGCGCGCGATAAAGCCTCCCCGTTGCACCTCTGCTCCCAGTGGGGCTTGGTAAATGTCCTGCAGACTCTAATTGACCATGGTGCCAATGTGAATGCCGTGGATTGCAACAACAAGACACCCCTTCATGTGGCAATTGAGAATCAGCACGATGAGATGATTGGGATTCTCCTTTGTCATCCGAGTATTGATCTCCGGCAGAGGGATAAATCCGGGAATACTCCCTTCGCTGCAGCTCTCACGGTGAGGAATCACAAAGCAGCACAAAATATCCTTCAGCGTCTCCCTAATGCAGCAGAACAAATTGATCAGCGTGGTAGGAATTTCCTTCATGTGGCCATTATGAAGGATGATTTGGAATCGGTGCTCTTCCTCCTGGCCATCAGGGTGGATGTCAATTCACGCGTGCACGATGTCAATCAAACGCCACCGCTGCATCTTGCTGCGAGTTCAGAGAATGAGATGTTGGTGAGGAATTTAATTCTAGCCGGAGCGAGGGTAAATGAGCGTGATGCTACATCCAAGACTGCTCTCCATGTTGCCGCTGAACGTGGACGGGTGGCCAATGTGTCGGCACTGCTGCAGAATGGTGCGGATTTCGATGCAGTCGACGGGGATGGGAACAATGCGTTGCACATTGCGGTCAGGGAGGGACATTTGGCCGTTGTGCGGGAACTTCTAACGGAGAGTGGAATAAATGCCGAAGCGGTGAACAATAAGGGGTACAATCCAATGCTGGAACTCTGCCGAACGGGCAAAGATAACACAGCAGCGACAATCTGTGAACTCTTCTTGGAGTGCATGCCAAAGTATCCGATCAATCAGACAGACTTTCAGGGCAATACGCCCCTCTTGTTGGCCTTCATGCGCGGCCAGGCGCCCATGTGTAAGGTGCTGGTGAAGAATGGTGCGTGCCTTGGGACGGAAAATAAGGATggtgtgaatatttttaattttcaactagCCACCAATCAGCTCCTCCACAAACTCCTCGATCAACTGCCCCAGGAATCCCCTTGGGCTGCATCGGATGTGTGCCAGGAGTGTGGGGAGAAGTTTTCATTCACAACTAGGAAGCATCATTG TCGACACTGTGGTCGCAATCTGTGTAGCCGTTGCTCGAATAATGATGTCCCCATCATCAAATTTGGCATCAATAAACCCGTCCGGGTGTGCGCAGTTTGCTTTGAAGTCCTTCAAATTGGAAGTgggtaa
- the LOC129790964 gene encoding dynein axonemal light chain 1-like, with protein MTTIVAALKKWEEENDYPAEEAEEVGLQFQIPPIEQMDGNLSKLTKCRKLSLSTNCIGKISGLEKMENLVILSLARNNISSLAGLEAVGGTLEQLWMSYNDLQQLKELTELPKLKILYITHNRIRSWDEVARIAAHGSLQEVSFRGNPLVEDLEEDEDYFDKMIPRLPNLKKLDGEPIVRLEGEF; from the coding sequence ATGACAACCATTGTGGCTGCTCTGAAAAAGTGGGAGGAAGAGAACGACTATCCTGCAGAAGAGGCTGAAGAAGTTGGCCTACAGTTCCAGATACCACCAATTGAACAAATGGATGGGAATTTGTCGAAGTTAACAAAATGCAGGAAACTCTCCCTCTCCACTAATTgcattggaaaaatttctggattggagaaaatggaaaatttagtaATTCTCTCCCTTGCAAGAAACAATATTTCCTCTCTGGCAGGATTGGAGGCTGTTGGAGGCACATTGGAGCAACTGTGGATGAGCTACAATGATCTGCAGCAACTCAAGGAACTCACTGAACTTCCAAAGCTCAAAATTCTCTACATAACGCACAATCGAATTCGAAGTTGGGATGAGGTTGCACGCATTGCTGCACATGGGAGTCTTCAGGAGGTCTCCTTCAGGGGGAATCCTCTTGTTGAGGATCTCGAAGAGGATGAAGATTATTTCGACAAGATGATTCCACGTCTTCCGAACTTGAAAAAGCTCGACGGAGAGCCAATTGTGCGCTTAGAGggtgaattttaa
- the LOC129787281 gene encoding zinc finger protein ZPR1 has translation MDGTPKKPIFRDLTAEDPEPEATEIESLCVNCMKNGTTRLLLTKIPFYREVILMSFECEDCGYRNNEIQPGGEISDRGCKIILEVKTPQDLNRKVVKSDHSSIKIVELDFEIPSQSQKGEITTIEGILDRSIKGLEQEQTERRKDNPDIAKQIDDFCDSLRQLKDGEKPFTFILEDISGNCHVENPNAPAADPQMTVSRFLRNEEQNHQLGIYTKAEVGKEKPKESDYGGNFLLKMLEEDEWPIEDLFGEVMQFPTLCPECGSPCETNMKMTNIPHFKEVVIMATVCDVCGSKTNEVKSGSGIEEFGVRIEVKIEGKADMSRDVLKSDTCGLIIPEIDCEVGPNALGGRFTTVEGILVAMKKQLSDGGDIFVDSTDESTKMKFDGFIGTLEDIISGKKQVTLILDDPTGNSYVQSLAEGDKVDEALKITKYTRSFDQNEELGLNDMKTENYGEECQEQEEAESAKS, from the exons ATGGATGGAACTCCCAAGAAGCCAATCTTTCGTGATCTAACCGCTGAGGATCCCGAACCAGAAGCAACAGAGATTGAGAGTTTGTGCGTGAATTGCATGAAAAAC GGCACAACGAGGTTGCTACTTACCAAGATTCCATTCTACCGGGAGGTTATTCTCATGTCTTTTGAGTGTGAAGATTGTGGTTATCGGAATAATGAAATTCAGCCAGGAGGTGAAATTTCTGACCGTGGATGCAAAATCATCCTTGAGGTGAAGACGCCGCAGGATTTAAACCGGAAAGTCGTCAAATCTGACCACAGTAGTATAAAAATTGTCGAGTTGGACTTTGAAATACCCTCACAATCGCAAAAAG GAGAAATTACAACAATTGAGGGAATCCTCGATAGAAGTATCAAGGGATTGGAGCAGGAACAGACAGAACGGCGGAAAGATAATCCAGATATTGCGAAGCAAATTGATGATTTCTGCGATTCCCTAAGGCAATTGAAGGATGGTGAGAAGCcttttacttttattcttGAGGATATTTCTGGGAATTGTCACGTGGAGAATCCAAATGCCCCAGCGGCAGATCCTCAGATGACCGTGAGTCGCTTCTTGCGCAATGAGGAGCAAAATCATCAGCTTGGCATCTACACGAAGGCCGAAGTGGGTAAAGAAAAACCGAAAGAATCCGACTATGGAGGAAACTTCCTGCTTAAAATGCTTGAGGAGGATGAGTGGCCCATTGAGGACCTCTTCGGAGAGGTTATGCAGTTCCCAACACTCTGCCCCGAATGTGGATCTCCGTGTGAGACCAACATGAAGATGACAAACATCCCACACTTCAAGGAAGTCGTCATCATGGCCACTGTTTGCGATGTCTGTGGAAGCAAGACCAACGAAGTCAAGTCCGGAAGTGGAATTGAGGAGTTTGGTGTCCGGATAGAGgtgaaaattgaaggaaaggCAGACATGTCGCGTGATGTCCTCAAGAGCGACACCTGTGGGCTTATCATTCCGGAGATTGATTGTGAAGTGGGACCCAATGCTCTTGGAGGGCGCTTCACCACTGTCGAAGGTATTCTCGTAGCCATGAAGAAGCAGCTTAGCGATGGCGGGGATATTTTTGTGGATTCCACTGATGAGAgcacaaaaatgaaatttgacgg GTTTATCGGTACTCTGGAGGACATTATCTCCGGCAAGAAACAAGTTACCTTGATTTTGGATGATCCAACTGGGAATAGTTACGTCCAATCTCTTGCTGAGGGTGATAAAGTTGATGAAGCATTGAAGATCACCAAATACACCCGGAGTTTCGATCAGAATGAAGAACTTGGGCTCAATGACATGAAAACCGAGAACTACGGAGAGGAATGCCAAGAGCAAGAAGAAGCCGAAAGCGCCAAGAGCTAA
- the LOC129787285 gene encoding dynein axonemal light chain 1, which produces MAKATTIKEALKRWEEKYKVNATEAKDLELQFQWPPIERMDNTLGTLVACEFLSMSTNTIDKIYGLNGMKNLRILSLGRNYIKQISGLECVSETLEELWLSYNLIEKLKGLNCLKNLRVLYLSNNLVKDWAEFNRLSECPSLENLVFIGNPLMETMEESLWRAEAAKRLPMLKKLDGEMVLREEEEQ; this is translated from the exons ATGGCAAAAGCAACTACGATCAAGGAAGCTCTCAAACGATGGGAGGAAAAGTACAAAGTGAATGCAACAGAGGCTAAAGATCTAGAGTTGCAGTTCCAATGGCCACCGATTGAGAGAATGGACAACACTTTGGGAACTCTCGTTGCTTGCGA ATTCCTCAGCATGTCCACAAATACGATCGACAAAATTTACGGACTCAATGGGATGAAGAATCTGCGAATACTTTCACTTGGAAGGAATTACATAAAACAAATCTCAGGCTTGGAATGCGTCTCGGAGACACTGGAAGAGCTTTGGCTGAGCTACAATCTCATTGAGAAGCTAAAGGGACTCAATTGCTTGAAAAATCTTCGGGTTTTGTATCTCAGCAATAATCTTGTGAAGGATTGGGCGGAATTTAATCGTTTATCCGAATGTCCAAGTCTTGAGAATTTAGTCTTCATTGGAAACCCATTGATGGAAACCATGGAGGAGTCTCTGTGGAGAGCAGAAGCTGCAAAAAGGCTTCCAATGCTAAAGAAACTCGATGGAGAGATGGTGCTGCGTGAGGAGGAAGAACAATAG
- the LOC129787287 gene encoding uncharacterized protein LOC129787287 isoform X2 gives MLCAKFDESSYYAVECPYSTMCMKKIFRLKLMNGQEVETVTRDCAQQKRTDEVFRNGRWEKESTIEEAYEEGCETIEENKNTQSMTVFCHCRGSLCNSAPKETLVSYHVDAMAVILVFNAMKYFQSID, from the exons ATGCTCTGCGCCAAGTTTGACGAGAGCAGCTACTATGCTGTGGAGTGTCCGTACTCAACGATgtgcatgaaaaaaatatttagactGAAATTGATGAATGGTCAAGAAGTTGAGACCGTAACGCGAGATTGTGCCCAGCAGAAGAGAACGGATGAA GTTTTCCGGAATGGCCGTTGGGAGAAGGAGAGTACAATTGAGGAGGCCTACGAAGAGGGATGTGAGACAATTGAGGAGAACAAGAACACACAATCCATGACTGTTTTCTGTCACTGCCGCGGTTCATTGTGCAATTCAGCACCGAAAGAGACTCTCGTGAGCTACCACGTTGATGCCATGGCTGTAATTTTAGTCTTCAATGCTATGAAATACTTTCAGAGCATAGACTGA